One Gadus chalcogrammus isolate NIFS_2021 chromosome 7, NIFS_Gcha_1.0, whole genome shotgun sequence genomic window, CTGCAGACGTCCCCGTGTCTTCATCCACGAGTTAACCGTTAATAGGACCGCATTGTGATCTGCATTATTAACTTGTCTCAGGTGTAGCTACAGCATGTATACACTAACCCCGCCCAATAGTAggtcacacattcacacagagtCACTCAGTGACTGTTACTGGTTCATAGTTACTGGgtacagtgtacacacacacagacgtaaaTATGATGAAAACATTCAGTTTGGAGGTTGGaagtgtttattttaaatactTATTCCAGTAAAATGCATGGTcagtaacgcacacacacacacacacacacacacacacacacacacacacacacacacacacacacacacacacacacacacacacacacacacacacacacacacacacacacacacacacactctaaaagcAGTCCCTCTAGAGGGAAACTTACATATTTACAAAATTACATGCAATGCCATGCCATATACTCCCTTTATCATTACAAACCCATGTAATGACAAAGACTGGTTCGACatataggaaaaaaataaaataaaaattcaaGAAAACAATATGTTGTTTGGCTGGGACATCTTGTACCAGGACTACAAGCTGCTCCCAAAGACCTGGACCTGGTTTACAAGCTGCTCACAAAATCCTGGACCTGGTTTACAAGCTGCTCACAAAGTCCTGGACCTGTTGggaaaaacaaaacttcatatagGCGGATATCCTTATATACAGGTACCCTGTATATAAGGGCTTGGTTAGACAGGTACACTGTATATAAAGGTTTGGGTTAGACAGTTACCCTGTATATAAAGGCTTGGGTTAGACAGGTACCCTGTATATAAAGGCTTGGATTAGACAGGTACCCTGAATATAAAGGCTTGGGTTAGACAGGTACCCTGTATATAAGGGGGAGGGTTCGACGGGTACCCTGTATATAAGGGGGAGGGTTAGACGGGTACCCTGTATATAATACggatgggtcagaatattcGGTTATTCGTTCCTGAGGGTCAAAGCCGATTTTTATCATTCCGACCATTAATATTTTTccccattcaaataaacaagagTTAACGGACGGAACTAATGTTCGACTCCTCGAAGGGGATTATCCCGCTTAttccatggtcacttgccaaagaaaataaattaagaccattcatttatattttcatgcgttttacaatccaaacaTAAAGTATTTCACAAGCCATaattttgtttccctggtaacgcctgagggtttgactaatacctggaacaatctttaccctcccgtaaggttcttatgcaatgGAAACGTTgcgttcactcctccagtaaataggacggaccatagctacgacttggcaaagGGAGGTATTCcagtccgctcagctatgagccagagagctaacgtcatgcattgtacatattcataattcgaaattcgtcccagcctttataccataGATACTCTATAGGGTCTATATAACTACGCTTTCTGAtgacagtttaatgcatttttcactatttaccagctctcgttttgaaggctgaacagacaatttgactggaactacttagcaggaagttgttattttgtgtttaagacattaagtgatttcttgcgatgatccatggctgcctttgtgaatgtcggcacacatcgaataatcgattattcgttcataccacccactgATTATTCGAGCATAACGATTCGATTAACTCAACATTTTGAGTTAATCACATCCCTAAGATATAAGGGTGAGGGTTAGACAGGTACCCTGTATATTAGGGTGAGGGTCcctttaacaaaaaaataaagagtgaGAAACCTGAAGCATGAAAGATGAAGACTTTATTGTTACTCgcgaacaagtaagaacaaagCCGGGTGGGTTTGACAAAGTGCTGGAGGGCTCCTCCCTATGCGTTTATTCTGCCCACATGTCATCCATTACCTCATTCCATACAGTCGCTCCCATATACGGTGGTCTTCTGTACAGTACGCTCTCATACCGCTAACCAGTTCTCCCTGTTCTCCTCTGGGCCAACGGCCTGCGTGTTACCACGTGTGGCGCACATATGGAACATGCTAGTGACACGCATAAAGCATGTCAAAACCTGGGGTTTGCGCCATATGCCGGCCACATTCGTTCACCTTGGTTCCTGGAAGCAATAATGGTGGGAATACGAGGCTGTGCTTAAAAAGGTGAGAGGTGTCATGTTCACTCAATCTTCTCTCCACATTAGCTTCAGGGGGGCACATAACTCAATTTTTAGTGAGTTACTCAGGTGAGTGCCAGGAGATGGTGTTTGGTACTCAGCCCACacgtggctttttttttttcataacgccTGATGTTATGAAACCTCCCCAGTTTCACAAAAGGAGATCCTTTTTTCAGTGCACAACTTCTTGAGCACAGCAGTGTTTCTTTGCTCCACCTTTTTGTAAATAAAACTGCAGCAGCTTGACCACGGAGCGATTGAATGTCTCACAGTAATGAACGTTGGGATCAGCTGATTTTGCCTAGTTCTCCAGTGCGTGCGCTAGGGGTGTGCACGTGTAActggttagtaaatcataaccgttaAGGAAAAATCTAAAcgaaatccagcgatctgattggttcccaactgttgtataatgagcgtatacataactgctatgacgcccgatcattttgtgaaagtttgcatatcactccgcgcctggaagtagaaacagttacaaagtaaaacatatgttggatgatggagaggatgtaaatgttgttactccgggagtgagcaaggcgatggagagactaacgaaagcttaggcacacggcgagtgaactgctccataggaaaaattgccggcgaaccgctctatcggagccttctctcggagggacgctaaagtgtgttgcatagcgaccgtcgatgcatagcggcagccaggagggactacttttttgttttctttaataaaacggctacttggtttctttttaaatgtagtgtgtctatgactttcgtttcgccataacagtaaccgttgtataaaagcaatagatcacttcagtcagtggcatgtgctcattataccactgtgaagggggtcgccggccctccgctgcgcgtcggggccggacaacgccccttaacagtggtataatgagcacataccacagcctggtgTGATCTATTGCTCAAGTATACAACcccgttttctgattacagtttaatgcaacAGTAAACTGACAAAatcctaattaacaccgcaactgcaaattaaccacacggtgataaccatggcaaccggtcaaactaattttctttttgcgatcattctacTCGCGCATCCGCCGCTGGGTTGatgaacaaataatccccctatagcgcGACTAAGGtccacaaaaataaaaaataaataaatcattaattgATAAAAAACGGTTAACCCGTGTACACGGAAAAAAAGGGGTTGTCTAACCGTTCACACCCCTAGCGTGCGCGGTGCCCAGCGCACGGAAGGGCACATTTCAGTGCACTCATCATTGGTTACGAGCCAAGGCACATCTTGGGAGATACTTTTCGGAAAAAACTATTTTCTTCTGCTCCGGCCCCGTTTGCCTTTTGTTCTTTACAGTTGGCGAGACGCCGCAGTTGACAAGAAACACGCGTAGTTTGGTTTTGCTTGCCTGACTGTTAGTGACACAAGTGTCGTTGCGCGTCCCTGATTAGGGCCGCGCATGCGTACCAGTTATGTGCACCCCtgattatattaatttattacacggctcttatCGATGCTTtggaatgctccgttcacttgcatgggccttcccgactgtgtaataagcaggataatgtatagaacgccggtccttatcgaaaataagccccgacagtgCGAAGCAAGACCGCTTCGTTTCGGTGTCCtcttcgccctgtcggggcttattttcccgataatgaccggcgttctatacataatcccttacatagcatataggcATGATAATAATTACATATAATCATTAAATGTAAGTGTTCATTTCTCCCATAAGGGTTAGACAGGTACGCTGTATataagggttggggttagacaaGTACCCTGTATATTAGGGTGAGACAGGTAACCTGTATATAATAGGCGAGGGTTAGACGGCGTTCACACAAAAAGCGAGGGGGCAACGCGACTCCAGACAAAGTCCGCGTAGAGACGCGCATCAGGCAACTTTTGGGCATGAAGGCCCTGGtacgggcgagcgcgttcacaagGATTGAGTATCGCAACACGATGCAACACGTTGTTGCTCGAgctcaaatatttgaacttttaatcattcagcgttcactccctgagtgacgtaacgtaacagccaatcagagttcaACGGGCCAACCGTTTCCTGTGGCCCGGAGTGAACCGTagcattgaggagaaagggatgttGCCGCTTGaaactcccggagctctatatcttaataatattatattatataacattTATATCTATACAATAACGCCATTAATACAAATTGGCAACgctctttttcttttctcacTTTGATTTTGAACGGTTAGgcccacagaatgtcaacattcataTCAGAAATCGTTTTTGGttccacttactttacattAGATTACACTTGCAGGAAGTGACTGCATGATTACAATTGCAGTAATTGACAGCTTGTTTACAATTCCAAAATCAGTGACACTTCTTATTTGAATTTACCTACAGTTGTAGTAATTGTTGGTGTACAAAAATACTAATTaactgcctgtttacaattcccaaatctgtggtgttccatgagtttcatattcaacccacactgagtgagtcaataaaactccctcaagatcacttggtctagtttttgcttattGCATTTGGTATGAagataatgtgtcattccatttgataatctcatttaactttaaaatataattttaaaagTGCAATAAATCGCGAGTTAATTCAACAATACTATGCGATTAATCGCTATTAAAACTTTTAATCGTTGCCCGGccctaaatataatatataatatcacggccaaaagctgtgtccGCCTCccgatgatattatgaatagactgcgtcgggttctccgacgtctctggtacttccacaacaactCAACTTCCTCATGCACACAGGACTAAACTTGCGTGATACAATTTTCGCAAATCACAACCAAGACCTCAAGCGACCAGCGTCACTTTTGGTGTTAACGCAGAGATAGACAGGTACCCTGTATATTAGAGTGAGGGTTAGACAGGTACCCTGTAtattagggtgagggttagacgGGTACCCTGTAtattagggtgagggtgagacaggcagCCTGTGTATAATAAAGATGTCTGACCTTGTCCAAGATGGCTTCTTGTTTGATTCGGTCGTTTTTAAAATCCTCATCTGCGTCCACAACGAGGATGGGGACGTCATTCATGAACGCAAACTCCtggctgacacacagacacacacaaattaataccacacacacacacacacacacacacacacaaattaataccacacacagtcacacacacacacacacacacacacacacacacacacacacacacacacacacacacacacacacacacacacacacacacacacacacacacacacacacacagtagtagtACTGCAGTAATACTCACTTGGGGTCCCGGTGGtgcagtagtattagtagtactgcagtagtactcACTTGGGGTCCCGGTGGtgcagtagtattagtagtactgcagtagtactcACTTGGGGTCCCGGTGgtacagtagtattagtagtactgcagtagtactcACTTAGGGTCCCGGTGGtgcagtagtattagtagtactgcagtagtactcACTTGGGGTCCCGGTGGTACAGCCAGGCATCGTGTTTCTGGTGAAGTACTTCCAGGTACTCCAGAGGAacgtcctgctcctcctcccgcgAACGCATCTGCAGCCTCTGCATgcacttctacacacacacacacacacacacacacacacacacacacacacacacacacacacacacacacacacacacacacacacacacacacacacacacacacacacacacacacacacacacacacacacattaatagtCTATAATAAACCAACATGAAAAGATTGATATAATAATCTGTAATAATTTGACCTGGGGGGATTTAAATAGTCTTTAGTAATATGACATGAGGAGACTTTAATAATCTGTAACAATCTGACCTGGGGCTGGGCTCGGAGGTAGATGATCCCGTCCAGATGGATCATGGGGAGGAACTGGGAGAGCAGCCAGGTGTGCTGATCCTGGTAGACACTCCACTCTTCCGAGGTCAGGTTCCCTGACTCATAGTGACTAGACGCAAACACAtacctgagagacagacagacagacaggcagatagtgacagacagacagacagacagacagggacacagtcagagagggacagagagagcgcACGAGAACGGAGGATGTGACAATATATTATGTTTATGAGACAGCCAGGTTACCGGTCGCTAGAATGATTGACAAGACGGAAGGGCAACCTGACGCCGTCGCCAGACAGACGGGTACCTGTCGCTGTAGACTGATCTCTCGTAGCAGACGACAGGTTTTTCAGCCAGCTTGAGAGACGGAGGCTGCAGCTGGGCACGAATCCGACTGAGAAACGCATAactctacagacagacaggtagagagagacgggtgggaAGACTTACAAATGGGTGGAGACAGCTGTTTACTGAAGGCACTTCAAGTTGAAGCGttccaattctctctctctctgtgtgtgtgtgtgtgtgtgtgtgtgtgtgtgtgtgtgtgtgtgtgtgtgtgtgtgtgtgtgtgtgtgtgtgtgtgtgtgtgtgtgtgtgtgtgtgtgtgtgtgtgtgtgtgtgtgtgtgttacacagggtgtgtgtgaagcGTCAGTGCAGTAGTACTGTGGCAGTAGTGCTTGTAGTTAGTGCATGTTGCATGCTGCTTCTGCTTGCTTCTTTCTGCTTTCAGCTACGGCCACCGGCTAGCCTCTGTTTGGGGTGAAAAGAGGAGCAGAGCGCGTAAGTCTCCTCCTGCCGGTACATAGCCTCTCCACCACCAAGACTCCTACAGTGCCTCCTCGTGGCCTCACACGGTAACTGGGTACCTCGCGGTCCCAGGCTAAACTGTAGGAGATCTCGGAGCAGCAGTGGGCCCCAGAGAGAAGGCGTGCAGGCCCACCGGTGTGTGGACATGCCCTGGCGCCTCTCAACCACTGCCCCAGCCTATGGGTAAATAGCATGGGCAGATGGGGCTCATAGCCATGGCAGGCAACCCATCTAGGAGAAGGCCACTCCGATCAAGAACCTGTGGAGATAACCCACATTAGGCAGTCACCAACAGACCGGTGTTCTGGCAGTCTTCTGCAACTCCCTTCCACTGAAGGTCGTCGTGCTTTGCATGCCACTGGAGTATGTCGGGGGGAGCCAAGACAGTGAGGTCAGAGACTGCGCACCACTGCCTTCACTATAATCTATTCTTCTGCGCAGGCCTGCCCCAaataccccacccccaccccaccccatcccctccccaccccatccccccccccccataagaaGTCCTGCGGCGTTGGGGAAGGGCGGCAGGTACAGGTCAGGATGTGACTGGGAGTATCTAGCCCAACCCTGCACGCTAGGCGGCGTGAGAAAGATGGTCGCCGAGGAGTGGGATGGAACAGCGCTCCTCTCCGGCAGCTCCTCACGCGACTGAGCAGCCCCTCCCTGCTCACCCTGAGAGGGAAGGGCCTAGAAAAGGTGGCCTAAAAAAGGACTGTTCTGTTTAACCCGGGCAGCCTGCCGCAGCTGCCGGGTCGTCCCTCCATGCGGTCGAAAatataagaaaaagaaaacccaCATGAAGCTCACCATTGCAACCTGGAACGTCCGCACACTTTTGGATGTGCCCGTTGACTACTCTCGTCCCCAAAGAAGAACAGCGCTGGTTGCACACGAGCTGCAGAGATACAACATTGACATCGCAGCTCTTAGCGAAACACGCTTCCATGGCGAGGATTCTATAACAGAGGTGGGAGAAGGCTACACCTTCTTCTGGAGGGGGCTTCCAGAAGGCTCCCGCCGCCTCCATGGTGTAGGTTTTGCTGTGCGGTCAAGCCTACTTCAGAGGATCCCAGAATCCCCAGTCGGCATCAGTGAAAGACTGATGACCTGGCGCATTCCCCTCACCAACAACCGTCATGCCACCCTCATCAGTGCATATGCCCCAACACTGGATGCTGACCCCGAGTGCAAGGAACTCTTCTATGCCTCCCTGCACTCCGCCA contains:
- the LOC130386489 gene encoding deoxycytidine kinase 2-like produces the protein MCGLRSGKKTSVVFGFSFKSGKHEINVQFIISDTIPIRMATPPKRCFTPDSNRREEKRCKKISIEGNIAAGKSTLVRVLGERLEDWEVVPEPIGKWCSLQNKADDVNQDLSSSQKSGGNILQMMYTDPRRWSYTFQSYAFLSRIRAQLQPPSLKLAEKPVVCYERSVYSDRYVFASSHYESGNLTSEEWSVYQDQHTWLLSQFLPMIHLDGIIYLRAQPQKCMQRLQMRSREEEQDVPLEYLEVLHQKHDAWLYHRDPNQEFAFMNDVPILVVDADEDFKNDRIKQEAILDKVQDFVSSL